From Streptomyces yatensis, one genomic window encodes:
- a CDS encoding LacI family DNA-binding transcriptional regulator: protein MVGIKDVARQAGVSVGTVSNVINRPEMVAEATRDRVQGVIERLGYVRQESARQLRAGRSRIIALLVLDMANPFFVDVASGAERAAREAGLGVMVCNSAQSPEEEADYLGLFAEHRVRGVLVTPADVTGANLESFRRHDIPFVFVDREVPSADGCSVSVDDIEGGALAGRHLIAQGHRSVVYVSGPMLLPQCQDRRAGLLGAFAEEGLAAEAMVHIEAERLDVASGRDAGARLLGISPRPTAVFCANDLLALGVLQALFAAGVSVPGEVALVGYDDIEFAAAAAVPLTSVRQPAFRMGRTAAELLIEETGEETEDHQHRRIVLQPELVVRDSTFAPRPGA from the coding sequence ATGGTGGGGATCAAGGACGTCGCGCGGCAGGCGGGAGTGTCCGTCGGCACTGTCTCGAACGTGATCAACCGGCCCGAGATGGTCGCCGAGGCCACACGTGACCGGGTACAGGGCGTCATCGAGCGCCTGGGCTACGTACGCCAGGAGTCCGCGCGCCAGCTGCGGGCGGGGCGCAGCCGCATCATCGCGCTGCTGGTGCTGGACATGGCGAACCCGTTCTTCGTGGACGTGGCGAGCGGTGCGGAGCGCGCGGCGCGGGAGGCGGGTCTTGGGGTGATGGTGTGCAACAGCGCGCAGAGCCCCGAGGAGGAGGCCGACTACCTCGGGCTCTTCGCCGAGCACCGGGTGCGCGGGGTGCTGGTCACCCCGGCCGATGTCACCGGGGCCAACTTGGAGAGCTTCCGGCGCCACGACATCCCGTTCGTCTTCGTGGACCGCGAGGTGCCCAGCGCCGACGGCTGCTCGGTGTCGGTCGACGACATCGAGGGCGGGGCGCTCGCCGGCCGCCACCTCATCGCCCAGGGCCACCGCTCCGTGGTCTACGTCAGCGGTCCGATGCTGCTCCCGCAGTGCCAGGACCGGCGGGCCGGGCTGCTCGGCGCGTTCGCGGAGGAGGGGCTGGCGGCGGAGGCGATGGTGCACATCGAGGCCGAGCGGCTGGACGTGGCCTCGGGCCGGGACGCGGGGGCCCGGCTGCTGGGGATCTCACCGCGCCCGACGGCGGTGTTCTGCGCCAACGACCTGCTGGCGCTCGGAGTGCTGCAGGCCCTTTTCGCGGCCGGGGTGTCGGTGCCGGGGGAGGTGGCGCTGGTGGGGTACGACGACATCGAGTTCGCGGCGGCGGCCGCGGTGCCGCTGACCTCGGTGCGCCAGCCGGCCTTCCGGATGGGGCGGACGGCGGCCGAGCTGCTCATCGAGGAGACCGGTGAGGAGACGGAGGACCATCAGCACCGGCGGATCGTCCTCCAGCCCGAACTGGTGGTCAGGGACTCGACGTTCGCGCCCAGACCGGGGGCGTGA
- a CDS encoding LacI family DNA-binding transcriptional regulator, whose product MAPGVGIKEVAREAGVSVGTVSNVINRPESVSEETRARVLSTIERLGYVRQESARQLRAGHSRIIALLVLDMANPFFVDVARGAERAAREAGLGVMVCNSAQSPEEEADYLGLFAEQRVRGVLMTPADMTGRNLASFRRQPIPFVLVDRVLPSAEGCSVSVDDVTGGELAVRHLLGLGHRTLAYVSGPMRLAQCRDRREGALRALREQGLGESALRHVEVERLDVTSGRDAGARLLGMSPRPTAVFCANDLLALGVLQSLYGAGVSVPGEVALVGYDDIEFAAAAAVPLTSVRQPAFRMGRMAAELLIEETGERAADHRHQRIVLQPELVVRGSSLVRSRGRAGGPR is encoded by the coding sequence ATGGCACCCGGGGTGGGCATCAAAGAGGTGGCGCGCGAGGCCGGGGTCTCGGTCGGCACGGTCTCCAACGTCATCAACCGCCCGGAGTCGGTGTCCGAGGAGACCCGGGCCCGGGTGCTGTCCACGATCGAGCGCCTGGGCTACGTACGCCAGGAGTCCGCGCGCCAGCTGCGGGCCGGTCACAGCCGCATCATCGCGCTGCTGGTGCTGGACATGGCGAACCCGTTCTTCGTGGACGTCGCGCGGGGCGCCGAGCGTGCGGCGCGGGAAGCGGGTCTTGGGGTGATGGTGTGCAACAGCGCCCAGAGCCCCGAGGAGGAGGCCGACTACCTCGGGCTCTTCGCCGAACAGCGGGTGCGCGGGGTGCTGATGACCCCGGCCGATATGACCGGGCGCAACCTCGCCTCCTTCCGGCGGCAGCCCATCCCGTTCGTCCTCGTCGACCGGGTGCTGCCCAGCGCCGAGGGATGTTCGGTGTCGGTCGACGATGTCACCGGCGGCGAACTCGCCGTCCGCCACCTGCTGGGCCTCGGCCATCGCACCCTCGCCTATGTGAGCGGGCCGATGCGGCTGGCCCAGTGCCGCGACCGCCGCGAGGGCGCGCTGCGCGCCCTGCGCGAACAGGGGCTCGGCGAGTCCGCGCTGCGCCATGTCGAGGTGGAGCGGCTGGACGTGACGTCCGGGCGGGACGCGGGGGCGCGGCTGCTGGGCATGTCACCGCGGCCGACGGCGGTGTTCTGCGCCAATGACCTGCTGGCGCTGGGGGTGCTGCAGTCGCTGTACGGGGCGGGGGTGTCGGTGCCGGGGGAGGTGGCGCTGGTGGGGTACGACGACATCGAGTTCGCGGCGGCGGCCGCGGTGCCGCTGACGTCGGTGCGCCAGCCGGCGTTCCGGATGGGGCGGATGGCGGCCGAGCTGCTGATCGAGGAGACGGGGGAGCGGGCGGCGGACCACCGCCACCAGCGGATCGTCCTCCAGCCCGAACTCGTCGTCCGCGGGTCGAGCCTGGTCCGCTCCCGCGGCCGAGCCGGGGGCCCGCGGTAG
- a CDS encoding L-rhamnose mutarotase: MRRVCFLLKVRQDRIGEYRERHEAVWPEMRAALEETGWHNYSLFLREDGLLVGYLETEDFEAAQAAMAATEVNARWQAEMAPFFEELDGAAPDEAMKPLTEVFHLG; encoded by the coding sequence ATGCGGCGGGTGTGTTTTCTGCTGAAGGTCCGCCAGGACCGGATCGGCGAGTACCGCGAGCGGCACGAGGCCGTCTGGCCCGAGATGCGGGCGGCGCTCGAGGAGACCGGCTGGCACAACTACTCGCTCTTCCTGCGCGAGGACGGGCTGCTGGTGGGCTATCTGGAGACCGAGGACTTCGAGGCCGCCCAGGCCGCGATGGCCGCCACCGAGGTCAACGCCCGCTGGCAGGCCGAGATGGCGCCCTTCTTCGAAGAGCTCGACGGCGCGGCGCCGGATGAGGCGATGAAGCCGCTGACGGAGGTCTTCCACCTCGGGTAG
- the rhaS gene encoding rhamnose ABC transporter substrate-binding protein, translating into MKSSPARRRAAATAAAVCALAVALAGCGGTTKKDNDNSGPAKTDAKADPGAPLKKGLKLAFLPKQINNPYEKLIDRAGITAAGEFGGKGKEVGPSDASASSQVSYINTLVQQRQDAILIAANDPNAVCGPLKQAMKKDIKVVAYDSDTAPACRQLFINQAGSEEIGRSQVQHLAKQLDYKGEIAILSATQNATNQNTWIRFMKDELSKPAYKNMKLVKTVYGDDDDQKSFQETQGLLKAYPGLKGIIAPTTVGIAAAARYISGSSYEGKVVLNGLGTPNQMRKYVKDGTVEQFSLWDPKKLGYLGSYAAAALASGQITGAEGEKFKAGKLGEYTVGKNGEIILGPPTVFDKANIDKFDF; encoded by the coding sequence ATGAAGAGCTCTCCCGCGCGCCGCCGCGCCGCCGCCACCGCCGCCGCGGTCTGTGCCCTGGCCGTGGCCCTGGCCGGCTGCGGCGGCACCACCAAGAAGGACAACGACAACAGCGGCCCCGCCAAGACCGACGCCAAGGCCGACCCCGGCGCACCGCTGAAGAAGGGCCTCAAGCTGGCCTTTCTGCCCAAGCAGATCAACAACCCGTACGAGAAGCTCATCGACCGGGCGGGAATCACGGCCGCCGGGGAGTTCGGTGGCAAGGGCAAGGAGGTCGGCCCGTCCGACGCCAGCGCCTCCTCCCAGGTGTCGTACATCAACACCCTGGTCCAGCAGCGCCAGGACGCCATCCTGATCGCGGCCAACGACCCCAACGCGGTCTGCGGCCCGCTCAAGCAGGCCATGAAGAAGGACATCAAGGTGGTGGCGTACGACTCCGACACCGCCCCGGCCTGCCGTCAGCTCTTCATCAACCAGGCCGGATCCGAGGAGATCGGCCGCAGCCAGGTCCAGCACCTGGCCAAACAACTCGACTACAAGGGCGAGATCGCGATCCTGTCCGCCACCCAGAACGCCACCAACCAGAACACCTGGATCCGCTTCATGAAGGACGAGCTGAGCAAGCCCGCCTACAAGAACATGAAGCTGGTCAAGACGGTGTACGGGGACGACGACGACCAGAAGTCCTTCCAGGAGACCCAGGGCCTGCTCAAGGCGTATCCGGGGCTCAAGGGCATCATCGCGCCCACCACGGTCGGCATCGCCGCGGCCGCCCGCTACATCAGCGGCTCCTCGTACGAGGGCAAGGTCGTGCTGAACGGACTCGGCACGCCCAACCAGATGCGCAAGTACGTCAAGGACGGCACCGTCGAGCAGTTCTCGCTCTGGGACCCCAAGAAGCTCGGCTACCTCGGCTCGTACGCCGCGGCCGCGCTCGCCTCCGGGCAGATCACCGGGGCCGAGGGGGAGAAGTTCAAGGCCGGGAAGCTGGGCGAGTACACGGTCGGCAAGAACGGCGAGATCATCCTCGGCCCGCCCACCGTCTTCGACAAGGCCAACATCGACAAGTTCGACTTCTGA
- a CDS encoding ABC transporter permease, which yields MKLRWDTAVGVLLVAVFLTGLGTTDGFASRDNLAFAFNDIAEVALMALPMTLLVVAGQVDLSVASMLGLGSALTGQLWDAGWAFETIVPVVLLVGVIGGLLNGWLVTRVGLPSLAVTIGTLALYRGLASVVLGSGAITDFPETYAKWAVDTTTVPGTFLTYPVVLFIVLAAIAAVVLHATGLGRSLFAIGAQEDAAYFAGIRVKRVKLLLFVVSGLISAFAGVVFTLRYGSARADNGQGFEMLVIASVLLGGVDFDGGKGTLVGAVAGVLLIGVLKNLLTLNDVANEVQVIVTGLLLVASVLTPRLITTVSAWRHRRAAASTS from the coding sequence ATGAAGCTCAGGTGGGACACCGCCGTCGGGGTGCTGCTGGTGGCCGTCTTCCTCACCGGCCTCGGCACCACGGACGGCTTCGCGAGCCGCGACAACCTCGCCTTCGCCTTCAACGACATCGCCGAGGTGGCGCTGATGGCGCTGCCGATGACACTGCTGGTGGTGGCCGGGCAGGTGGATCTGTCGGTGGCCTCGATGCTCGGCCTGGGCAGCGCGCTCACCGGCCAACTGTGGGACGCGGGCTGGGCGTTCGAGACCATCGTGCCGGTCGTGCTGCTGGTCGGGGTGATCGGGGGGCTGCTCAACGGCTGGCTGGTCACCCGGGTCGGGCTGCCCTCGCTCGCCGTCACCATCGGCACGCTCGCCCTCTACCGGGGGCTGGCCTCGGTGGTGCTCGGCTCGGGCGCCATCACCGACTTCCCCGAGACGTACGCCAAGTGGGCCGTGGACACCACCACCGTGCCCGGCACCTTCCTCACCTACCCGGTGGTGTTGTTCATCGTGCTGGCCGCCATCGCCGCCGTGGTGCTGCACGCCACGGGCCTGGGCCGGTCGCTGTTCGCCATCGGCGCCCAGGAGGACGCCGCCTACTTCGCGGGCATCCGGGTCAAACGCGTCAAGCTGCTGCTGTTCGTCGTCAGCGGGCTGATCTCGGCCTTCGCGGGGGTCGTGTTCACCCTGCGGTACGGCAGCGCGCGGGCCGACAACGGCCAGGGCTTCGAAATGCTCGTCATCGCCTCCGTCCTGCTGGGCGGCGTCGACTTCGACGGCGGCAAGGGCACGCTGGTCGGCGCCGTCGCCGGGGTGCTGCTCATCGGCGTCCTGAAGAACCTGCTGACCCTCAACGACGTGGCCAACGAGGTCCAGGTGATCGTCACCGGGCTGCTGCTGGTGGCCTCCGTCCTCACCCCCCGCCTGATCACCACCGTGAGCGCCTGGCGTCACCGGCGCGCCGCCGCCTCGACCAGCTGA
- a CDS encoding ABC transporter permease: MSVTVEKPGPGKPAAAPETTRSARSLVDAVFRAREISIAGALLLLVLFTWIAEPRFLNDQGIKDLLLNAAILVLLAVGQSVVVITRNIDLSVGSVVGLSAFACGKFVSGTDHGVLTVLLLGLLVGAGCGIVSGALVSFGRVPALVVTLGMLYIIQGVDYWWAQGQQINAADVPQPVLDLGSGSVLGVPYLPLIAFAVLAATAYVLRTYRGGRELYAIGSSPEAARLAGVPIRRRVLGAYLFSGAVSGFAGALWLARFGTVVADNAHGWELTVVSAVVVGGVAIVGGTGTVWGAALGALLLTTIGSALAVLKVDSFWQDAIAGALLLAAISVDRIVRVRMTRALRKRSAR, from the coding sequence GTGAGCGTGACCGTCGAGAAACCCGGACCGGGGAAGCCCGCCGCCGCGCCCGAGACGACCCGCTCGGCGCGTTCCCTCGTCGACGCCGTCTTCCGCGCGCGGGAGATCAGCATCGCGGGCGCCCTCCTGCTGCTGGTGCTGTTCACCTGGATAGCCGAGCCGCGCTTCCTCAACGACCAGGGCATCAAGGACCTGTTGCTCAACGCCGCGATCCTGGTGCTGCTCGCGGTCGGGCAGTCGGTGGTGGTCATCACCCGCAACATCGATCTGTCGGTCGGCTCCGTGGTGGGCCTGTCCGCCTTCGCCTGCGGGAAGTTCGTCTCCGGCACCGACCACGGGGTGCTGACGGTCCTGCTGCTGGGCCTGCTCGTCGGCGCGGGCTGCGGCATCGTCAGCGGTGCGCTGGTGAGCTTCGGACGGGTGCCCGCGCTGGTGGTGACCCTCGGGATGCTCTACATCATCCAGGGCGTCGACTACTGGTGGGCGCAAGGGCAGCAGATCAACGCGGCCGATGTGCCGCAGCCCGTGCTGGACCTCGGCAGCGGCAGTGTGCTGGGCGTCCCGTATCTCCCGCTGATCGCCTTCGCGGTGCTCGCCGCGACCGCGTACGTCCTGCGCACCTACCGCGGCGGCCGCGAGTTGTACGCCATCGGCTCCAGCCCGGAGGCCGCCCGGCTGGCCGGGGTGCCGATCCGGCGGCGGGTGCTGGGCGCGTATCTGTTCTCCGGCGCCGTCTCGGGCTTCGCGGGCGCGCTGTGGCTGGCCCGCTTCGGCACCGTCGTCGCCGACAACGCCCACGGCTGGGAGCTGACCGTGGTCAGCGCGGTGGTGGTCGGTGGCGTCGCCATCGTCGGCGGCACCGGCACGGTGTGGGGCGCGGCGCTGGGCGCGCTGCTGCTCACCACCATCGGCAGCGCTCTGGCCGTGCTCAAGGTCGACTCCTTCTGGCAGGACGCCATCGCGGGTGCGCTGCTGCTGGCGGCCATCAGCGTGGACCGGATCGTGAGGGTGCGCATGACCCGTGCGCTGAGGAAGAGGAGCGCTCGATGA
- a CDS encoding ATP-binding cassette domain-containing protein produces the protein MSQPASTGVPVLALEGVNKSFGAVRALREVSLELFAGEAHALAGENGAGKSTLIKALAGVHRPDSGRVLLDGEPVVFHGPADARDVGIAVIYQEPTLFPDLSIAENIFMGRQPRRALGRIDHRAVRNSTAALMARLGVELDPDRPARGLSIADQQIVEIAKALSFDARVLIMDEPTAALTGSETARLFSVVETLRAEGAAVLFISHRLEEIFELCQRVTILRDGRWVASEPLTGLTQDDLVRRMVGRDLAELYPKQASRVGETALSVRRLTREGVFRDVSFEVRRGEIVALAGLVGAGRTEVAQAVFGVDRADAGEVRVDGTVLRPGSPTAAMDAGLALVPEDRRQRGLVMEMSIERNIGLTGLDRLGRAGLVRRALERGRAADWAVRLQLKYGSLADHVGVLSGGNQQKVVLAKWLATEPTVLIVDEPTRGIDVGTKAEVHRLLSSLAAEGLAVLMISSDLPEVLGMADRVLVMHEGRLVAEIPRAEATEESVMAAATGLTGGAEGAGVAGEAAATAVPGATAAIGPTDAPGARGRTGATAATGRTDATGDTGASGHPHATGPTGADGATAEGTRT, from the coding sequence GTGAGCCAGCCTGCTTCGACCGGTGTGCCGGTCCTCGCCCTCGAGGGGGTGAACAAATCCTTCGGCGCCGTACGGGCCCTTCGCGAGGTCTCGCTCGAACTCTTCGCCGGTGAGGCCCACGCCCTGGCCGGTGAGAACGGGGCGGGCAAGTCGACGCTGATCAAAGCCCTCGCCGGGGTGCACCGGCCCGACTCCGGCCGGGTGCTGCTGGACGGCGAGCCGGTGGTCTTCCACGGCCCCGCCGACGCGCGCGACGTCGGCATCGCCGTCATCTACCAGGAGCCCACGCTCTTCCCCGATCTGTCCATCGCCGAGAACATCTTCATGGGCCGTCAGCCCCGCCGGGCGCTCGGCCGGATCGACCACAGGGCCGTACGGAACTCCACCGCCGCCCTGATGGCGCGGCTCGGCGTCGAACTCGACCCGGACCGGCCCGCCCGGGGCCTGTCCATCGCCGATCAGCAGATCGTCGAGATCGCCAAGGCGCTCTCCTTCGACGCCCGGGTGCTGATCATGGACGAGCCGACGGCGGCGCTGACCGGAAGCGAGACCGCCCGGCTCTTCTCGGTCGTCGAGACGCTGCGCGCCGAGGGCGCCGCCGTGCTGTTCATCTCCCACCGCCTGGAGGAGATCTTCGAGCTGTGCCAGCGGGTCACCATCCTGCGGGACGGCCGGTGGGTGGCGTCCGAGCCGCTGACGGGGCTGACCCAGGACGATCTGGTCCGCCGCATGGTCGGCCGGGACCTGGCCGAGCTCTACCCCAAGCAGGCCAGCCGGGTGGGCGAAACCGCCCTGTCGGTGCGGCGGCTGACCCGTGAGGGCGTCTTCCGGGACGTCTCCTTCGAGGTCCGGCGCGGTGAGATCGTCGCGCTGGCCGGGCTGGTCGGCGCCGGGCGCACCGAGGTCGCCCAGGCCGTCTTCGGCGTGGACCGGGCGGACGCGGGCGAGGTGAGGGTCGACGGGACGGTGCTGCGGCCCGGTTCGCCGACCGCCGCCATGGACGCCGGGCTCGCGCTCGTCCCCGAGGACCGGCGTCAGCGGGGCCTGGTGATGGAGATGTCCATCGAGCGGAACATCGGGCTGACCGGCCTCGACCGGCTGGGCCGCGCGGGCCTGGTGCGACGGGCGCTGGAGCGCGGCCGGGCGGCCGACTGGGCGGTCCGCCTCCAGCTGAAGTACGGCAGCCTCGCCGACCACGTCGGGGTGCTCTCCGGCGGCAATCAGCAGAAGGTCGTGCTCGCCAAGTGGCTGGCGACCGAGCCCACGGTGCTCATCGTCGACGAGCCCACGCGCGGAATCGACGTCGGCACCAAGGCCGAGGTGCACCGGCTGCTGTCGTCGCTGGCCGCCGAAGGGCTCGCGGTGCTGATGATCTCCTCCGATCTGCCCGAGGTGCTGGGCATGGCCGACCGGGTCCTGGTGATGCACGAGGGCCGGCTGGTCGCCGAGATCCCGCGCGCCGAGGCCACCGAGGAGTCCGTGATGGCCGCCGCGACAGGGCTCACGGGTGGCGCCGAAGGCGCCGGTGTCGCCGGTGAGGCTGCCGCGACCGCAGTCCCCGGCGCCACCGCCGCGATCGGGCCCACCGATGCCCCCGGCGCGAGAGGGCGCACAGGCGCCACCGCCGCGACCGGGCGCACCGACGCCACCGGTGACACGGGCGCGAGCGGGCACCCCCACGCCACCGGGCCCACCGGCGCCGACGGGGCCACCGCAGAAGGGACCCGCACGTGA
- a CDS encoding alpha-L-rhamnosidase yields MISRRHLLATTAATGTALTGLPALTPSATAEDRPTAGLRVRSTTVEYAPHPLGLDTPRPRLSWILASDARDQLQSAYHIRVATSPDRLGDPDVWDSGKQSSRQSVLVPYDGPALRPRTRYHWSVRVWDDHGRPSPWSAPAWWETGLLGDGQWQARWITAPAALTAPPALDGASWIWFPEGDPATEAPAATRWFRASVRATGTVRRARLVVAADDGFTAYVNGTEVAAREALGVLKAWSHPVTVDVTEFLDRNAATLAISATNAEKGPAGLLATLELTTDDGTTTHHHTDATWRTTDAKPPAAWPDPDFDDSGWTTAKQLAAWGSGPWGKVFPLQSPAQLRRTFRLTKPVARARLHSTALGLYEAHLNGVRIGRDQLAPGWTDYRKRVAYQTYDVTDALRPGANALGVTLAPGWYAGNIAWLGQAQYGGHPALLAQLEVVYADGSTERITTDQQWRAATGPLLTADVLMGEEYDARKETPGWSSPGFDDTGWQPAVTAADITAEVVAQTDAPTRVEREIKPVEVTEPAPGVHLFDLGQNMVGSVRLTVSGPAGRKVRIRHAEVLNPDGTAYTANLRTARPVDTYTLKGGGPETYEPRFTFHGFRYVEVTGYPGKPSLDAVTGRVMHTAAPFTMSFHTDSAMLNQLHSNITWGLRGNFLSIPTDTPARDERLGWTGDINVFSSTAAYAMESARFLTKWLQDMRDGQTDDGSFPNVAPNLGDVGDGVAGWGDAGVTVPWNLYQAYGDTQVLRDNWPAMRRWISYLQQHSTGLLRPAEGYGDWLSVEADTPKDVIATAYFAHATDLVARAAHVLDEDPAPYEELLTRIKAAFNRAYVSADGRIKGDTQTAYVLALSMDLLPAALRKPAADRLVALIQDRDWHLSTGFLGTPRLLPTLTETGHTDVAYRLLHQRTFPSWGYQIDRGATTMWERWDSIKPDGSFQDVGMNSFNHYAYGSVGEWMYQNITGIAPAAPGFRDILIRPRPGGEVRSAEGRYDSLYGPVTTRWSQGGDNDEDFSLTVSIPVNTTAQIWVPARRASDVPRHGGRLLRMADGCAVFAVGSGTHHFLTRGGPRG; encoded by the coding sequence ATGATCAGCAGACGCCACCTGCTCGCCACCACCGCCGCCACCGGTACGGCCCTCACGGGTCTGCCCGCTCTCACCCCGTCCGCCACGGCCGAGGACCGCCCCACCGCCGGGCTGCGGGTCCGGAGCACGACGGTGGAGTACGCGCCCCATCCGCTCGGCCTCGACACCCCCCGCCCCCGGCTGAGCTGGATCCTCGCATCGGACGCCCGCGACCAGCTGCAGAGCGCGTACCACATCCGGGTCGCCACCTCCCCCGACCGGCTCGGCGACCCCGACGTCTGGGACAGCGGCAAGCAGAGCTCACGCCAATCGGTCCTGGTGCCCTACGACGGTCCGGCCCTGCGTCCGCGCACCCGGTACCACTGGTCGGTGCGGGTCTGGGACGACCACGGCCGCCCCTCCCCCTGGTCCGCCCCCGCCTGGTGGGAGACCGGGCTGCTGGGCGACGGGCAGTGGCAGGCGCGCTGGATCACCGCGCCCGCCGCGCTGACCGCGCCCCCGGCCCTGGACGGCGCCTCCTGGATCTGGTTCCCCGAAGGGGATCCGGCCACCGAGGCCCCGGCGGCCACCCGGTGGTTCCGCGCCTCGGTCCGGGCCACGGGCACCGTCCGCCGCGCCCGCCTGGTGGTGGCGGCCGACGACGGCTTCACCGCCTATGTGAACGGCACGGAGGTGGCCGCCCGCGAGGCGCTGGGAGTGCTCAAGGCATGGAGCCATCCGGTCACCGTCGACGTCACCGAATTCCTGGACCGGAACGCCGCCACCCTCGCCATCTCGGCCACCAACGCCGAGAAGGGCCCGGCGGGGCTGCTGGCCACCCTGGAGCTCACCACCGACGACGGCACCACCACCCACCACCACACGGACGCCACCTGGCGCACGACCGACGCGAAACCCCCCGCCGCCTGGCCGGACCCGGACTTCGACGACAGCGGCTGGACCACCGCCAAGCAGCTGGCCGCCTGGGGCAGCGGGCCCTGGGGCAAGGTGTTCCCCCTCCAGTCCCCCGCCCAGCTGCGCCGCACCTTCCGGCTCACCAAGCCCGTCGCCCGCGCCCGGCTCCACTCCACGGCGCTGGGCCTCTACGAAGCGCACCTCAACGGCGTCCGCATCGGCCGCGACCAACTGGCGCCCGGCTGGACGGATTACCGCAAGCGGGTGGCGTACCAGACCTATGACGTCACCGACGCCCTCCGCCCCGGGGCCAACGCCCTCGGTGTGACCCTCGCCCCCGGCTGGTACGCCGGGAACATCGCCTGGCTCGGCCAGGCCCAGTACGGCGGCCACCCCGCCCTGCTCGCCCAGTTGGAGGTCGTGTACGCCGACGGCAGCACCGAGCGCATCACCACCGACCAGCAGTGGCGCGCGGCCACCGGCCCGCTGCTGACCGCCGATGTGCTGATGGGCGAGGAGTACGACGCCCGTAAGGAGACCCCGGGCTGGAGCTCACCGGGCTTCGACGACACCGGCTGGCAGCCCGCCGTCACGGCCGCGGACATCACCGCCGAGGTCGTGGCCCAGACCGACGCCCCGACCCGGGTGGAACGCGAGATCAAGCCCGTCGAGGTCACCGAACCCGCCCCCGGCGTCCACCTCTTCGACCTGGGCCAGAACATGGTCGGCAGCGTCCGCCTCACGGTCTCCGGCCCGGCCGGCCGGAAGGTCCGGATCCGCCACGCCGAGGTACTCAACCCGGACGGCACGGCCTACACGGCCAATCTGCGCACCGCCCGCCCCGTCGACACGTACACCCTCAAGGGCGGCGGCCCCGAAACCTACGAGCCGCGCTTCACCTTCCACGGTTTCCGCTACGTCGAGGTCACGGGCTACCCCGGAAAGCCCTCCCTCGACGCGGTCACCGGGCGGGTCATGCACACCGCCGCGCCGTTCACCATGTCCTTCCACACCGACTCGGCGATGCTCAACCAGCTGCACTCCAACATCACCTGGGGGCTGCGCGGCAACTTCCTGTCCATCCCCACCGACACCCCGGCGCGGGACGAACGGCTCGGCTGGACCGGTGACATCAACGTGTTCTCCAGCACCGCCGCCTACGCCATGGAGTCCGCCCGCTTCCTCACCAAGTGGCTCCAGGACATGCGCGACGGCCAGACCGACGACGGCTCCTTCCCCAATGTGGCACCCAACCTCGGCGACGTCGGCGACGGCGTAGCGGGCTGGGGCGACGCCGGGGTGACCGTGCCCTGGAACCTCTACCAGGCGTACGGCGACACCCAGGTGCTGCGCGACAACTGGCCGGCCATGCGCCGCTGGATCAGCTACCTGCAACAGCACAGCACCGGCCTGCTGCGGCCCGCCGAGGGCTACGGCGACTGGCTCAGCGTCGAGGCGGACACCCCCAAGGACGTCATCGCCACCGCCTACTTCGCCCACGCCACCGACCTCGTCGCCCGCGCCGCACACGTCCTGGACGAGGACCCGGCCCCGTACGAAGAGCTCCTGACCCGTATCAAGGCGGCCTTCAACCGCGCCTATGTCTCCGCCGACGGCAGGATCAAGGGCGACACCCAGACCGCGTACGTCCTGGCGCTCTCCATGGACCTGCTCCCCGCCGCCCTCCGCAAGCCCGCCGCCGACCGGCTCGTGGCTCTGATCCAGGACCGCGACTGGCATCTGTCCACCGGTTTCCTCGGCACCCCCCGGCTGCTGCCGACCCTCACCGAGACCGGTCACACCGATGTCGCCTACCGCCTGCTCCACCAGCGCACCTTCCCCTCCTGGGGGTACCAGATCGACCGGGGCGCGACCACGATGTGGGAGCGCTGGGACTCCATCAAGCCGGACGGGAGCTTCCAGGACGTGGGGATGAACTCGTTCAACCACTACGCCTACGGCTCGGTCGGCGAGTGGATGTACCAGAACATCACCGGGATCGCCCCCGCCGCCCCCGGCTTCCGCGACATCCTCATCCGGCCCCGCCCCGGCGGCGAGGTGCGCTCCGCCGAGGGCCGCTACGACTCGCTCTACGGCCCGGTCACCACCCGCTGGTCCCAGGGCGGGGACAACGACGAGGACTTCAGCCTCACGGTGTCCATCCCCGTCAACACCACCGCACAGATCTGGGTCCCCGCGCGCCGCGCCTCGGACGTGCCCCGTCACGGCGGACGCCTGCTGCGCATGGCGGACGGCTGCGCGGTGTTCGCCGTGGGCTCGGGGACCCACCACTTCTTGACGCGTGGCGGACCGCGCGGCTAG